The following are from one region of the Muntiacus reevesi chromosome 3, mMunRee1.1, whole genome shotgun sequence genome:
- the ZC3H12D gene encoding probable ribonuclease ZC3H12D, translated as MERSSKMEFFQKLGYSREDVVRVLGKLGADALVNDVLQELIQTGTRPSAHEGSAAPLLVPRGSCGTPDSAQCGLGADPGEDCGGPASSLRPIVIDGSNVAMSHGNKEVFSCRGIQLAVDWFRDRGHSCIKVFVPSWRKEPPRPDSPIREQHVLEELERQAVLVYTPSRKVSGKRVVCYDDRYIVKLAYEQDGVIVSNDNYRDLQSENPEWKWFIEQRLLMFSFVNDRFMPPDDPLGRRGPTLSNFLSRKPKPPEPSWQHCPYGKKCTYGIKCKFYHPERPHQAQLAVADELRAQTQAWRGAGGEEERRGSAHAASLAEQGGSRDAPAARPGPREPGTRSLPPARRSAGVATLESSFSRLFLSDDPGLLRVPPRGPGCGLAPGPPGPDWVAPGSLSPLPAPPGLLSQPGRRGGYGACAPQSDRRSPRQQPGDPWVLPPSAGQLPGRSAWAESDWDDGAFRGPLRPAPQGVAGEVGARARARTALCSIFPPHEVDSIMALFPELSDVARLMLLIQRFQRSSEPVGKR; from the exons ATGGAGCGCTCGAGCAAGATGGAGTTCTTCCAGAAGCTGGGCTACAGCCGAGAGGACGTGGTCAGGGTGCTGGGCAAGCTGGGCGCGGACGCCCTGGTCAATGACGTGCTGCAGGAGCTGATCCAGACTGGCACCCGGCCCAGCGCGCACGAGGGGAGCGCCGCACCCCTGCTCGTGCCCAGGGGCTCCTGCGGGACGCCAGACTCTGCCCAGTGCGGGCTGGGAGCGGACCCCGGAGAGGACTGCGGAGGCCCCGCCAGCTCCTTGAGACCCATAGTGATCGACGGCAGCAACGTGGCCATGAG cCATGGGAATAAAGAAGTCTTCTCTTGCCGGGGAATCCAGCTGGCTGTGGACTGGTTTAGGGACAGAGGACACAGCTGCATCAAGGTTTTTGTCCCCTCCTGGAGGAAAGAGCCACCGAGGCCTGACTCCCCGATTAGAG AGCAGCACgtgctggaggagctggagaggCAGGCGGTGCTGGTGTACACGCCGTCCCGCAAGGTGAGCGGCAAGCGCGTGGTGTGCTACGACGACCGCTACATCGTGAAGCTGGCCTACGAGCAGGACGGCGTCATCGTCTCCAACGACAACTACCGCGACCTGCAGAGTGAGAACCCCGAGTGGAAGTGGTTCATCGAGCAGCGGCTGCTTATGTTCTCCTTCGTCAACGATCG GTTCATGCCTCCTGATGACCCCCTGGGCCGTCGGGGACCCACCTTGAGCAACTTTCTGAGCAGGAAGCCAAAGCCCCCAGAGCCGTCCTGGCAGCACTGCCCCTACG GCAAGAAATGCACCTACGGCATCAAGTGCAAGTTCTACCACCCGGAGAGGCCGCACCAGGCGCAGCTGGCGGTGGCCGACGAGCTCCGCGCTCAGACGCAGGCCTGGCGGGGCGCGGGCGGCGAGGAGGAGCGGCGGGGGAGCGCGCACGCGGCCAGCCTGGCGGAGCAGGGCGGCTCCCGGGACGCCCCTgccgcccggcccggcccccggGAGCCGGGCACACGCAGCCTGCCCCCGGCGCGGCGGTCGGCGGGCGTGGCGACTCTCGAAAGCAGCTTCTCGCGGCTCTTCCTGAGCGACGACCCGGGGCTTCTCCGGGTGCCCCCTCGGGGTCCCGGCTGTGGCCTCGCGCCCGGGCCGCCTGGTCCCGATTGGGTGGCACCCGGGTCCCTGTCGCCCCTGCCAGCCCCACCCGGCCTCCTGAGCCAGCCCGGCCGGCGGGGTGGGTATGGCGCCTGCGCCCCGCAGAGCGACCGGCGCTCCCCGCGCCAGCAGCCCGGCGACCCGTGGGTCCTTCCTCCAAGCGCTGGCCAACTCCCGGGCCGCTCGGCCTGGGCCGAGTCGGACTGGGACGACGGTGCCTTCAGGGGACCCTTGAGGCCCGCGCCCCAGGGTGTAGCTGGCGAGGTGGGCGCGCGCGCCCGTGCGCGCACCGCGCTCTGCAGTATCTTCCCGCCCCACGAGGTGGACAGCATCATGGCCCTGTTCCCCGAGCTCTCCGACGTGGCCAGGCTCATGCTCCTCATCCAGAGATTCCAAAGGTCCAGTGAACCCGTGGGGAAGCGCTGA